In one Silene latifolia isolate original U9 population chromosome 10, ASM4854445v1, whole genome shotgun sequence genomic region, the following are encoded:
- the LOC141608703 gene encoding receptor-like protein EIX2: MGQHKTEKWSLNRKTTSEISCSQAKQLDHKLMIDSLSYKVSPLTVRGMLSSNSNRESTSVIMSYSHLGGLILNAANGVGCFVVTKPAMSLALVYQVAYMELHLNDNKLKGEISQGIGELTMLETLDVSSNSLEGTLTSTFFSNLSRLRELGLSDNSRVVIKIDENWIPSFQLDFIDLISCNLGPHFPKWLKLQTNVSYFDISNNGISDSIPFSFWSSLSSNFIYLNMSHNQFYGVLPNPPDGFSNGPIIDLSSNLFEGVVPSACVHAETLYLNDNRFIDCSNILCPKLSFGLSVLELSNNLFSGELPDCWMNLSQLTSLHLENNRFSGRIPKSMGTLSSLNYLHLYNNSFSGPFPSAFENCTSLIVLNLGYNLFTGYIPPWIGNNFGYLTSLILRKNNFIGEIHESICQISNLQILDVAVNNISGVIPSCIDNFTAMKINLGPSMESTGAGTIGVANHVFIETETTILEWKREEHPYKETFRLVSYIDLSSNELSGEIPDGISNLTTLGALDLSKNKLSGNIPSSIGKMTALELLDLSNNLLTGEIPISLAEVTTLGILDVSNNNLSGEIPVSPQLQSFGASSYAGNQGLCGTPLPSCSKDPAASNVPNGDNTSVHGKGGDFGFFLGVYISVVLGFIVGFWGVCGTLVIKTSWRYAYFRFLDNIKDRVF; encoded by the exons ATGGGTCAACATAAAACGGAAAAATGGTCGCTCAATCGCAAAACGACTTCAGAGATTAGTTGCTCTCAGGCTAAGCAACTTGACCACAAACTTATGATTGATTCTTTG AGTTACAAGGTCTCACCATTGACAGTGAGAGGGATGCTCTCCTCCAATTCAAACAGGGAATCAACATCGGTGATAATGAGCTACTCACATCTTGGAGGCCTCATACTGAATGCTGCCAATGGCGTGGGGTGCTTTGTAGTAACCAAACCGGCCATGTCATTAGCCTTAGTTTATCAGGTGGCCTATATG GAATTACACCTTAATGATAACAAGCTTAAGGGCGAGATTAGTCAAGGTATAGGAGAACTTACTATGCTTGAGACACTAGATGTTTCTTCTAACTCTTTGGAAGGTACTCTTACTTCTACTTTCTTTTCAAATCTTTCACGTTTACGTGAGCTCGGCTTGTCGGATAACTCGAGAGTTGTGATAAAGATAGATGAGAACTGGATTCCTTCATTTCAGCTTGATTTTATCGATTTGATATCCTGCAATCTCGGCCCTCATTTTCCAAAGTGGCTTAAGTTGCAAACGAATGTCTCATACTTCGATATTTCAAATAATGGTATTTCCGACAGCATTCCTTTTTCTTTCTGGAGCTCATTATCATCCAATTTCATCTATTTAAATATGTCTCATAATCAGTTTTACGGAGTGCTTCCAAATCCACCAGATGGATTCTCTAATGGTCCAATAATAGACTTGAGTTCAAATCTCTTTGAGGGTGTTGTACCATCAGCGTGTGTACACGCTGAAACTTTATACCTTAATGACAATAGGTTTATTGACTGCTCTAATATCTTATGTCCCAAATTAAGTTTTGGGTTATCAGTGTTGGAGCTATCAAATAACTTGTTTTCCGGTGAGCTTCCAGATTGTTGGATGAATTTGAGTCAACTAACAAGCCTACACTTAGAAAATAATAGATTTTCCGGAAGAATACCAAAATCTATGGGTACACTCTCGAGTCTTAATTACTTGCACCTATATAACAATAGCTTTTCAGGACCGTTTCCATCTGCATTTGAGAATTGTACATCCTTGATTGTGCTAAATCTAGGATACAATTTATTTACTGGGTATATACCTCCATGGATAGGTAATAATTTTGGTTATCTGACAAGTCTTATCCTACGAAAGAACAATTTTATTGGAGAGATACATGAAAGCATCTGCCAGATTAGCAATCTCCAAATACTAGACGTTGCTGTTAATAACATCTCAGGAGTAATCCCTAGTTGCATAGATAATTTTACGGCGATGAAGATTAATCTAGGGCCGAGCATGGAAAGTACTGGAGCTGGTACTATAGGTGTCGCTAATCACGTATTTATAGAAACAGAAACGACGATTCTTGAGTGGAAGAGGGAAGAACATCCATATAAAGAAACATTTCGATTGGTTTCATATATTGATCTTTCGAGTAATGAGTTGAGTGGAGAAATTCCAGATGGAATATCAAATCTTACTACACTAGGAGCCCTCGACTTATCAAAAAATAAATTGAGTGGTAACATTCCGTCATCAATCGGAAAGATGACAGCTCTGGAGCTACTGGATTTGTCAAACAACCTTCTTACAGGAGAAATTCCTATAAGCCTAGCCGAGGTGACTACTCTTGGAATCTTGGATGTCTCAAACAACAATTTGTCCGGGGAAATTCCAGTAAGCCCTCAACTGCAGAGCTTCGGTGCTTCATCATATGCAGGTAATCAGGGACTCTGCGGCACGCCACTCCCAAGTTGTTCAAAAGATCCGGCAGCCTCTAATGTTCCCAATGGAGATAATACTAGTGTTCATGGCAAGGGTGGCGATTTTGGTTTTTTCCTCGGAGTGTACATAAGTGTGGTGCTTGGATTTATTGTTGGATTTTGGGGAGTTTGTGGCACCTTAGTTATCAAAACATCCTGGAGATATGCTTATTTTCGATTCCTTGACAACATTAAAGACAGAGTATTTTGA
- the LOC141608704 gene encoding receptor-like protein EIX2 — translation MSYNKIYGVLPNWLNISIFEIDLSSNLFEGVVASGIANSGNLFLNDNRFSNCSFFLCQKIKNSLGQLALSNNLLSGELPDCWMHFSYLSSLNLENNEFSGRVPNSIGTLLNLQYLDLHNNSFAGPLPTAFMSCTSLVILNPGYNLFSGNIPPQIGNAFQDIRVLILRKNHFTREIPESICKLNKLQILDLAINHLSGVISNCFGNFTTMEGIKNNLALDFRPGAISLYNDLYFGSGGEIVTISWKREEQALKKTISLVKYIDFSELFDVSNNHLTGEIPTNLAKVTTLGIVNVSNNSLSGEIPVSTQLQSFDASSYAGNPRLCGAPLPSYSKDRVPANVPSGSNTSVQNKDDDFVFFLGLYNV, via the exons ATGTCTTATAATAAGATTTACGGAGTTCTCCCTAATTGGCTAAATATATCCATATTTGAAATAGACTTGAGTTCAAATCTGTTTGAAGGTGTTGTAGCATCAGGCATTGCAAACTCAGGCAATTTATTCCTTAATGATAATAGGTTTTCTAACTGCTCTTTTTTCTTATgtcaaaaaattaaaaattctTTAGGACAGCTTGCCTTGTCAAATAACTTACTATCTGGGGAGCTTCCAGATTGTTGGATGCATTTTAGTTATCTTTCAAGCCTAAACTTAGAAAATAATGAATTTTCAGGACGTGTTCCGAATTCCATCGGTACCTTGCTCAATCTTCAGTACCTTGACCTGCATAACAATAGTTTTGCAGGACCATTACCAACTGCATTTATGAGTTGTACATCCTTGGTGATCCTAAATCCgggatacaatttatttagtggGAACATACCCCCACAGATTGGTAATGCTTTTCAAGATATACGTGTTCTTATCCTCCGAAAAAACCATTTTACTAGAGAGATACCTGAAAGTATCTGCAAACTCAACAAGCTCCAAATATTAGACCTTGCAATTAATCACCTCTCAGGTGTAATTTCCAATTGCTTTGGTAATTTTACGACAATGGAGGGGATAAAAAATAATCTAGCCCTAGATTTCAGACCTGGCGCAATATCTCTCTATAATGATCTCTATTTTGGAAGCGGAGGTGAAATAGTGACTATTTCATGGAAAAGGGAGGAGCAAGCATTAAAAAAAACTATTAGTTTGGTTAAATATATTGATTTTTCAG AGCTTTTTGATGTGTCAAATAACCATCTTACTGGAGAAATACCTACAAACCTTGCCAAAGTGACTACTCTGGGAATTGTCAATGTGTCGAACAATAGTTTATCAGGGGAAATTCCAGTTAGCACTCAGTTGCAGAGCTTTGATGCTTCATCATACGCGGGAAACCCGAGACTTTGTGGTGCGCCACTCCCAAGTTATTCAAAAGATCGAGTTCCCGCCAATGTACCAAGCGGATCTAATACTAGTGTTCAAAACAAGGATGACGACTTTGTTTTTTTCCTCGGATT GTACAATGTGTAA